The sequence TAGTTTTAAATTTATAAAACTATAACGATTAAAACTTAATAGAATACCCCATATTAATTTTAAATTAAAACTTTATTTACCTTCTAAAAACTTAAACATTATTAATATCTGTATTTATTTTCTTCTTTTATCACCCTTACAATTAATTTCAAATAACTTTACAGCCTTTGATTGAGTCATTCTTGGATTTATAATGCATGTCATTAATGCTAAATAATTTCTGATTGTTAAATCATCATTGAATGAATAATGAGATAAACTTTTAGGCATCTAATCATCCTCTCCTTACAATTTTATAAATTTATACTACAATATACATCTATACACTTATTTAATGAAAGTTTAACATGTTTTTTATTAAACTTTCATGTCAATATTGTAAGAAAACTTCAATATTTTAATTTAAAACAAATTATATCTATGAAAAATCTACTCTAAAAATAGTTAAACATAGTAACTCCATTGAATTTAGAGTGTATAAGTATAAATATCTTCAGTTTTATAATTTCCTATATATGTAAAACATGAGATTAATTTCAAGTTAATTTATATTTTTAATTTAATAAGTATTTACTTTAATTTTTCAAGTTTAATACCTTTACTTGTACATACACTATATTCTATTTAGATAAATTTAATATGCTTTTTATATGAAATATGTATTAATTTTTTCTAATTAAAAATATTTCATATAAAAATATAAAAACTTTTTAAAAAAATTGAACCTTTTTGTTTTGATTTACCTCTTATATTGTAAATGCATAAAATCGAATTGTATTTTATAAAATAAAAAACATTAATTTAAAAAATAAATTTATCACTATATAAGATTTTTAATGACAAAAGGAGAATATACATGGAACAAGCAATTGTAAAGTTAACTACTGATTTTAAGAAAAAAGAAAATACACTAATGAATAGACATGAAGTTATTAATATACCTGATTTTAACTTAAAGAAAGCTCTTAACACAAAATTTAACTCACCCGATGATGCCCCTATAACTAGAGTTCAATTAGAGAGTCTTCTAGCATTGAATTTAACTGGAGTGGGAATAAACAATCTTGAGGGCATTCAGTATTGCAAAAACTTGAGTTATCTGGGGTTATCAAAAAATGAGATTAGTGATTTAAGCCCTATATGCAACCTAAAAGAGCTCGTTACTCTAAATATAGATGAAAATAAAATCAATAACATAACTTATTTACAAAATTTAACTAACTTAACTTATTTGACTTTAAGTGAAAATTATATAACCAACTTAGAACCTTTAAAGAACTTAACTAACTTAAACTACTTAGATTTGAGTTCAAACCAAATAGAAAATTTAAGCCCTCTATCAAAATTGACCAATTTAGTTTGTCTTAGTTTAAATAATAATAGAATAAGAAACTTAAATACTTTAAATGGTCTAAATAACATTGGTCTTTTAGACCTACAAAACCAAGAAGTTGTTTTAAATAATTATGAATTTAATTTAGATTCATCACCTATTGAAATTAACAATGTTATAAGAAACATAGATGGATCATTTATACATATACTGGATAAGGCTATTTCTAGTAATGGAATATATAATATCGATTCAAATACGATTCTATGGAATGATATATATGAAAATTTAGAATATCACTTTTCTATAAAAAAAATCATGAATTCTGAAAAAAGTGAGTTTAGTGGTAAAGTGGTTCTTCCGTATAAATATATATCTACACCAATAGATAAAATACATGATAAATGTAAAGACAACAACTCTGTAACTAAGAGAGATTCCTTCAAAAAAGATTTCTCTTTAATCAAGATATTTAAAAAAATCTTTACTTTTACAGGTGTAGCTATAAACGATTAAAGATAATACTATCTAGTTTTTACTTTAACACTATTTAACTCAAT is a genomic window of Paraclostridium bifermentans containing:
- a CDS encoding leucine-rich repeat domain-containing protein, producing MEQAIVKLTTDFKKKENTLMNRHEVINIPDFNLKKALNTKFNSPDDAPITRVQLESLLALNLTGVGINNLEGIQYCKNLSYLGLSKNEISDLSPICNLKELVTLNIDENKINNITYLQNLTNLTYLTLSENYITNLEPLKNLTNLNYLDLSSNQIENLSPLSKLTNLVCLSLNNNRIRNLNTLNGLNNIGLLDLQNQEVVLNNYEFNLDSSPIEINNVIRNIDGSFIHILDKAISSNGIYNIDSNTILWNDIYENLEYHFSIKKIMNSEKSEFSGKVVLPYKYISTPIDKIHDKCKDNNSVTKRDSFKKDFSLIKIFKKIFTFTGVAIND